The segment TTGCCATgtatcatttatttcaaatatggTTTGATTATTTAGGTTACTGGTGATTTGATGATAGGGCTGTGGTTATCATTAATAAGTGGTATAAATCTACAGGATTTGCAGACCTTTTTGAAATATGTTCCAAGTGCAACAACATTGAATGCCCAGCTTGAAGCATTTTTTTGACCTGTCCTTACAGCTTGGCTATAATATGACAGCTCGGATGTCATCCGCTACTCTTGACAGAGAGGTGGAAAAAGTAGCACAGGAGTACCGCCGCAGGTTGGTGCGGCCACGGGAACGGAACACTGCTGAAGAAAAGAGCAAGGATAACTCTGAACATCAAAAGCCTGCCATGGACAGGTACAGGGCACATAGAAAGGACAGCAAGAAGACCACTGAGAATGtgggagaggaggaagaagggaaagaaacaGAGGAAGTAGAAGGTCATCTCACACAGGCTGAAGCTGAGAGTACCATGCCAGTGGTCAGAGACaacttctttttcctttttttttttttttaatgttaacaaCTGTTGTTGTATGTTTGCTATATTCTTCTTATATTATCATCCCATTCTTTCCTAGCAGTTTTGTCTAGCTGACTTTCCCATAGTCTGGACAGCTTTCACATGGATCTGCAGGTTTACATGATGCTCAAATCTGTATctgcataattttatttaaatgttaatttccttaattaaatttatatgaaaGAATATGCATAAGCTGACATGAAAAGTAGAGGTAATCTTTTTAAACATGATTCTAGGTTCTAAAAATGTGGcatttattatgatgatgatgtattattgttgatgttattgTTAGGTGTAGAAAAAGtccaagtttaaaaaaaattcaaaacaatgaGCTTGATGATGTTTTGGAGGAATTGACATTGCTTTTGTTTAACAGTATGATGACACTTATACAGACTACTTGGAGATGGCCATACAATTTGGACATGTTATCATCTTCTCAACTGCTTTTCCCCTAGCAGCCCTCTGCTCACTGCTCAACAACATAGTAGAAATCCGCAGCGATGCCTTCAAACTTTGCTACACTCATCAACGGCCTTTCGGAGTTAGGGTTGAGAACATTGGAATTTGGCAGGTATGCAGCAGATGCAGGTACTATCATGTTGATGTCTGAGAGCAGGGACAAGTTTGTTACTGTGTCCAGCACtccagacaaacaaaagaaactttattgATTTGCAACAGCATCAGCTGACCTGCATGCTCAGTTGCAAAAAGTGATCACACATGTTTAATGTTAATGTATTAGTCTCTGATTGGCCACtgagagacttttttttatccataACACTCTGAATATCACTTATGTtcatcattaaaatgttaattttattcctctgtgtgtgtgtgtcggtgggagagtgagagaaagagaataaacgAGACAGGACTGGAAAGATAAATATATGTCATTTTTGTGCCAGCTTTATTCTATTCTGAATCTAGCTGCTAAGGTCCGATCCTATCTTTTTGAATGAGTGACTTGATCCTGCTCTTACTGTGCTTGAGAGATACTGATGAAAATAGATGTCTTTGTTAGAACAGTAAATACCGCTCAttcatattcataaatattaCTATTCTAGCTTCATTTGAGAAATTAGAAAGTGCCAAGGCATAAAGCATCAAAAGTTCTCTAAAATCGACTTGAGAAAACAGCTAATATGGACACTCTCTTTACTGTCCAGGATGTTCTAGAGGCCATGGTGCTTGTCGCGGTGATGGTTAATGCTGCACTTATCGGCATGTCAGGGGTAATGGATCGTCTGGTGCCAGGTTTGTCTGATGTCAGCAtggttcttcttcttgtctctGTTGAGGTAAGATTGCATCACCTGCTAGCAtgagacttttttaaaaatcatttttcattgCGTAGCAGGTTGACCTGGGAAAACATAGTTGTAACATAACCCACTCCTTTTAATAACTCAGCATGTAGCATGTAGAATAGGGAGTAGGCATGTTATTCTTTTCTCTGTCGGTTGATAGTGCCGGCAAGGCGAAACATACACTCTCTTGCTCTTGATGGGTTGTGGCTCCCACCCCTACATTGTCCCTTCCAACTCTCTGTGTGATCTCTTCACCCGACCCTCTTATTCCCCTAACCCCCAACTTTTCTCAAAACTATCCCCCACCCCCATCGTGTTACTAGGCAAACCCCTCCCACTCTCTGGATTTGACCATATTTCAGTCCCAGGAAAAATTCTAGCTCCTACCCATGCAAAAGCAAGAAGCTGGATTTGCATGGAGACAGCAGTGATAAATGGCCATTTCTGAACTAAGAAATTTGGGGAAAATTTTATGCAAGTGGCAAGTCAGTGAACTAAGTCATCATGCCTAGAAAGTACAGCTTCCATTGATTAATGAAAAAGATGACAAGGACTGGATATTGTGGGACAATAAAGTCAAAAGTGCAATGTGGATTTTGCaatttatctttaaatattgtttctctTGGTGTAGCTAGTTTAAAGGACTCACAGAGAATGAGAAGCACCATAAAGCTGAAACAAGGGGTGTGGTGCCAGACTTCTTTagcactgataagaaaatggCTAATAAAATTGTTCCCTAGGTTGTTTGTTCCTTTGTAAATGTATAATAAATGGATGAATGGTATGGTCTGCATGTTATAGGTCTTTATTTTAAGTGTGGTGTGGTGGCATTTGTTGTTGGAGTGCTGGTGATTTAATGAATGGAAGCTAGCAGCATGCTTTGAGCAGTTTGAGAAGCTATCAAGTTTTACACTCTTGGAATCCTGAACatatgttttttctttcttctttttttaattactttggCATATGAAACAGGTTAATCTTTTTTGTTCCAGCATATAATTTTGTTCATCAAGTTTGCTTTGTCCTTTGCCATTCCACATGTGCCACAGTGGGTAGCTACAGAAATGGCAAAAGTGGAGTTCCAAAGAAGGCAGAGTCAAAAGGTAAGTGTCATCTTCATCAAAATtggactttatttttattttaaccctGCACATATCATTGGGATAAAGTGTTTAgctgtaaacttttaaaatattatattaaaaaaatatctttcctcTAAACCCAAGACATTCCCTTGTTAATGGCCCAGAAGCTGTTATTCTCATTTTATACTTTAATTTCAGCAGATGGAGTCTGCAGGAACTAGTAACAACACATCTGATGTTCGAGAACGACTTCCGCGCACTAGATCCAAAGAGTCTGAGAGTTCTGATTATGCATCACCAAAGTCACCAGATTCCATCACTCCGCCACCACGTAGATCCccttcagcatcagcatcatcatcatcactgacatcatcatcacctgcctcttctccatctttctctcaaGCTAGAAACCAGTCACTTGTGAGTCATCGTCCGCAGAATTTTGCTAACAGTCAACCAGAAGACAGACTCAGAACCAGAACTCATTTAAGTGGGGTTTCTGGGCCACAAAACCCTTGGAAGGAGGAATGTGAAATGAACTCCGGACCTGTTTCTCCAGCATGCCCTTACAAGGACTTTCCTCACTCGTCCAAAGCACCTGGCTGTACAGATGCTGACAGGGCTCCTGAAAAAGGCGTTGCTGTGTATAAGAATTTTTGGGAGCCTGATCGACAGATTTATCGTCGAACAAATTCTGGAACAAGTCGAACAAATTCTGGAATGTGCAGGATTATTGTGAGACAAGATAGTGCCGAGCGAAATGTCGCACACTCACATTCAGCTACATCACCAGCAACCTCATCTTTCTCTTCCAGAGAACAGGTGCTTACATCTAAAAGAAGTGTTTCATCTCTCAGCGATACAGCACCACCATCTCCTCAAGGCTCAGTGCCCTCACCACCTGTGGACACGATGGCATCATTAATTAAAGACATTGTGTCCTCTCATTTGCAGACAGCCAGTTTTCATTCAAAAGGCAGCATGCAAGATAAGGATAACAAATCTGTCAGCACAAAGCTGTTGCTAATGTCCTCCTCACCAGGCGAGTCAAGTGTCGACGATAACCGCAAACACAGTAAATCTAGTTCTCATGTATAGCCAAGAGTAGTGGGGATCTTGGGAATCGGggtgaaaatttattttttatttaaacctGCATTTATTGAAATTTCACATTCTCCAGCACATTCTCCACAAGCTTCAATCCAacctccccaccaaaaaaaaaaagggggcgTGTCCTTGCTTGTTAAATAGCCAGGAAAAggtcttattttattattttatttatttttttgccttttGGGTAATGTCTAGGTCTCGCACTTGCATGCATTGACATGCAGACACATAGAATTGACAGTGAAGTAAAATAGGGAACTGAAAATATGGATCAGTAGTAGACTTGCAATTTGGAGCCTCCTATTTACAAGTCAGAACAGTTCATGAAAAGAGTATTCTTCAAACCAACCTCACAAAattccagttaaaaaaaaaaattcagtcccTTCTTTGTAGGGTTAGTGTCATCTACTCCTTGGAACCCCTAAAACTAGCCTAGAGCTAATGCCCAACTAAACTCAACTCCAACCCTTCCAACAATCCTAACACAACCCAGCTTAAACCCTAAAATTGATTTAGaccacatgcatacacacataaaataatgcaCATGCATTAAAACACATAACAAtgtcttttcctcttttcagaaatattttatcaaaatgaGAATTATATTTCATGCAAGAATTATGACATGAAAATCTACAAagaaatagcaagaaaaaacaaaaatcgcaagaaaaaaatttgttcagtTCTGTAGTTTATTTTGGAGTAAAGGTTAAACTTAATATCAGATTACATATTCTGCTTCTCCAGTCATTGTAGCAgtagttatttttttcagtttcatgcATTTAACAAGCCTGTATTTGTAAATTCTTTTCTAAATTCAGTATTTGATTGGACCTTTATGAATAGTTGGATTCTTTCACTGTCAGGTGGTGATTTGTTGGTATAtttcttaataaatataatggtgcaatatttactttcttttatagattattttcatataaaataatgcataattttgttttccttcagaTAGATGAGAATATTTTAATTCAGTATTAAATTCTCATACAGTTTCATACCATACAAAATCTCTCACAAGGATCCATTGCCACTTTTTGTTATGAGATGCTGTCATGATTTTGACCTGACAAtgcataatttgtatttttgcatcCATAAGGGTTTCTGTATGCAGAATTCTGCCAGTCCAACTTGGTATCTTTTCAAAGAGggttattttaaattatattttgctatGACCTTATTTTGATGGTGACCATGAAcattcagtttgccagagtggAATGGTCTGTACACAGACTatgtatatctctggactgcttaaaagtgaattgtctgTTAACCTCTAGGACAAGGCCTCTAGTCAAAAGTGCTTCCTGTTTCACTATTAACATGAAGAATGAAAGCAGACGATGCTAGTTCTTGTGTTGatggaggtacaaaagctcaagcATTATGGCCAGTTCTACTTTCGGTTTATTGGCTTTAACCCATGGGAAATAGAGTTTGATGACTTTTgcaataagaacaaaaaaaataactaagGAAATTGCAAGTTACTGTTGAATTTCAGCATGGTTATGGATATTGGTTATCAAATGGCTCACCAGAAGCTAATAGTCTACAACTTCACCAAAGGCTCAATTTTGGTCTTCGCagactgccagcagtccagagatacaTGTACATGATCTGGCCAACTGCCTTGAGGGTTTCATTCACTtcagtttcactttttttatttgtttgtttgttcctcaCAATGATGGAGAGAGGTTGTggacaaaatatttgcttgaaacaaaaatttgatCAAATTTTAAACTGAGCTAGATAGATTCCCATTGCAAAAAGAGCAATGTTTCCCTACCTCTCTTCTCAGTAAGCTGTACTATGCACAGCCATCTTAAAAGGAAACTTTCAGAATTTctagaaaataattaattttgttcttcaCCAAGCATGACTTTGCTTCGCTCGATACCGGTAATTTCATACCTAAGTCCGTAGCAAtgtgttcattttcttcttcatgttaGATGTTTGCATAAATGTAGTGCTTTTTCTGGGAAGTGTTGTCTTGGTCAATATTGTCAAAGGAGaacttgggtttttttctctcacagtttgacattttgtttattttcaataatatgTATTAAGAGTAACTGGTATTTTACTTGCATCAAGTGTTTAAAGCAAGTACCAGTAGTTAATGGTAACGGTATTTTACTTATTGCAACAAACAGATCACATGATGGCCTCTGatgttgttttaatttctttgtgaaaCTATCTTTAGCTTGTCTGGGCTATTTATATGATTTAACACTTGccatttttcttaattatttgtCCACACATAAGTGTTGCAATTGCTGTATTTTGTCAGCAGCTGTGCAATGAAATCCTTTCTGGCATTAGAAGTATATGTATGTTTCATGTTTGTGGGGGCTTTGTTTCGAACAAATtttcttgtattattattttttaagcaaCTGGAAGTGCTATAAACACCCCCTAAtgttattttgcataaatatattttgggaAGTTCAAGGCATCAAATGAAGAACTGGACTCCAGGTTCAAGGAACTGAATGTTGTGAGGTAATAACAGAAGGGTATTCAATGGATAGTGTAACTTAGCACAGTTTATTAAGTGTCACATACTGAGAAAGGTATTTCAATGCCCTCAAAAACTGCTGTGGGATTTTGTTGAATAGGTCATTAACCTACAGTTCATTTCAGTTAGAGTTGACATCTAAACATGGAACTGTTAGATGGCTATGAAAGAGggcttgccttttttttttttttttttttcgctttccctttcttttaaaGCATATTGGTTAAGAATACTATAGTTTTATAAAGATCCAGCAGATCATCCATTTATATGTCTGTCGCACAACAAAATTAACAGTAACAAGCAACAGTGAGATTAACACAAATGATGCCTTCAGGAAAAATGTCTCCCAACCtgctcacttacacacacataaaactcatatgaaaaaataaaaaattttattttcttttgctcatcAATATTAGTTGAAGTACAGAAGATGCTTGTATAACTGCCTTGCATGCCTTATATGAACCAACAAACAGGATGTTTACAGATTAATTgtgttattttaatttccatgcAAGAGTTTACTTTTTGATTTGACACTTGTAACTTGGATTCTGCTTGTTTGCacagtttttataaaaatagaaggaatattttgtatttttgatgtttaaaattttgaGTCTATTAATTGATTATTGatttgtgaatgcatgtgtTTACAAGTGTGCGTGCATGATCTAAGCTCATCATTCCACTCAGGTTACTGTTCCTTCAttatctgattttgttttctacttAATTTTTAAGCCTTTGGTTGTAGGATGGCGGAAGTGTTTTTCACCATATACAAGTCACAGGAAATTATCCAATAAAGGTAGTTATCTATTAATAGAGATGATTCATTGGTATTTTTGTGTTCAGATAATGGGAACCATGCCCATTATGACAGtgtatttaaattgttttttgttgtggcCTCTCACTGTGGAAAATGTAAACAGTGGTATTCAGCCACCAGAAGCTGAGAGAGTATGTGATGTTACAGCTTGTTTTGTTTCAAGCTaaatgtgaaaattattttgatgtattttttcattaagcattattataaatttttttcttgtttagatgtacattttttaaaacaaagacataataAACTTTTTACACTTTCCCATGTCTTGGTGGTTGAATGCAACTTTTCATCATTTGTCTGTTGATCTTATAATGCAGCTTGACTTGttcaattattaataatttatttaatacatttatatcagtggttcttaaccttgtttgaggtactgaacccacaagtttcacacatgcacattcaccgaacccttctttagtgtcatcacgaatagccggtgtgtcttgacctccgtggcggaggctccgccgaacccctgagaccgatgCGCCGAACCCCTAGGGCCTAGGGTTCaatcgaacccaggttaagaaccaccgATTTATATATTTAGAAAACACTTACCTTTGCCATAAAATGGATACACAGTCTATTTGTGCAAAGTTTTtgtgtaagtttattttgtttaattatatgtAACAATGCTACAGTACTATGCTGGTTTGCTGCAGTATTATGcttacttttaaagaaaaacaccgTGCTGCAAGTGCTCACAGGAAAGTGTCCTAGCCTGCAGGTTGCTGTGCTGACTTGTTGGTTACATTACTGATCTGTCCGCTTTGTGTGCCAGACTAAGGAACAGAAGTTTGGATGTTGAAGGCTCCTCAAGGCTATAATAAAGTGGTTCAAACAGAGCATTCAAAGGAGAGAAAACCATCAAGGTTTCGAGGCGgtcacaaagaacaaaaaacctGGAAAGTGGATAATGACggcttttaaaataagtaaaagtaaCCCCTAGTACCAACCGGTCTACGAGGACCGTTGGTAAAATTTCTTCCCCTATCGACTGgaaaagtttgcattttttgttgttggtgagTCGTCTACGTGTATCTTGAAGCACGCGTGCCCTAGTCCCATTCGTCACTCATTTCCAGTCGACGCTTGTGTCGGCGGCTCTTGTCCAACCTCTTCATCACGTCACCTTCTGTTACACCGCGATCGACAGACACGCCACACGCTCGGCCCTAGAGACGGCCTGCGAGCGACCGAAATGCCAAAGATACTCATCTCCCCTACCTTCAGGGTTCCAGGAGTTGTGCTTGGCATTCGATCCCTGATCCACGCCGTCTTTTGTCAGCAGAGGCTGTAGCTGTGAAGAGAAGGTAAGGCTATACCTCGGAGGTTGCGAAGGCGCGGAAGCAAGCATTATTAGTTACCAGAGACCAAATCATGCATGTGACCCCACGAATCGCCCTAAACGctgattggttggtttggtaggaaaatgtttttatcacgc is part of the Pomacea canaliculata isolate SZHN2017 linkage group LG13, ASM307304v1, whole genome shotgun sequence genome and harbors:
- the LOC112553740 gene encoding LOW QUALITY PROTEIN: anoctamin-8-like (The sequence of the model RefSeq protein was modified relative to this genomic sequence to represent the inferred CDS: inserted 2 bases in 2 codons); translation: MFGKPLCSKRLLVSSKVLMHTIPTHDCDIVLMLPASTXDSTLMWLLARLRSRTPQLLVHVRHHSNSGIYGLYMTAKYESLLCGAEEXGISKPVCSEYGGGMKEFVFEDQDCFEGVLEEKHFLNSQERQSIVYHMLNNLRATEGEEVEGIKFLQGEPIIPKLVSRQVVSGVFPLHCRPDLIDLRISWVHAFGQKQPLDDICHYFGVKIGLYFAFLGHYTLWLLLPSVMGICMWMLRFLDQWWEDVSWVLYSIFNIFWATVYLVHWRRTSAALAYKWGTFDKKDDLLKDPRPLYQGDLQKSPVTGNMEPVYPDWKRNVFRYFVSMPIIIFFQLFVLAIMLLTFKLDEWLNALATQGDIPSFLGFMPKVLLCLFLTVLDDVYRKVAVWLNNKENYRLQETHDNNLILKLLLVQFVSSFLPLFYIAFYLRDMNRLRDQLAALLITRQIIGNFSEALVPYVMWKSRLYKLGYNMTARMSSATLDREVEKVAQEYRRRLVRPRERNTAEEKSKDNSEHQKPAMDRYRAHRKDSKKTTENVGEEEEGKETEEVEGHLTQAEAESTMPVYDDTYTDYLEMAIQFGHVIIFSTAFPLAALCSLLNNIVEIRSDAFKLCYTHQRPFGVRVENIGIWQDVLEAMVLVAVMVNAALIGMSGVMDRLVPGLSDVSMVLLLVSVEHIILFIKFALSFAIPHVPQWVATEMAKVEFQRRQSQKQMESAGTSNNTSDVRERLPRTRSKESESSDYASPKSPDSITPPPRRSPSASASSSSLTSSSPASSPSFSQARNQSLVSHRPQNFANSQPEDRLRTRTHLSGVSGPQNPWKEECEMNSGPVSPACPYKDFPHSSKAPGCTDADRAPEKGVAVYKNFWEPDRQIYRRTNSGTSRTNSGMCRIIVRQDSAERNVAHSHSATSPATSSFSSREQVLTSKRSVSSLSDTAPPSPQGSVPSPPVDTMASLIKDIVSSHLQTASFHSKGSMQDKDNKSVSTKLLLMSSSPGESSVDDNRKHSKSSSHV